From Phragmites australis chromosome 5, lpPhrAust1.1, whole genome shotgun sequence, a single genomic window includes:
- the LOC133919118 gene encoding trihelix transcription factor ENAP1-like: MDDDAAASASASASPSPSRSLSPLPVADPVTVAAAPPGHVAVAIPLRKPSPSSGGGGGGREDAWSDGATSALIDAWGERFVALGRGSLRHPQWQEVAEVVSSRDGYSKVPKSDVQCKNRIDTLKKKYKIEKARHDTSWPFFYRLDDLLGPVHKPGAPNSSSAAAAAAAAAAAARSAAPMMPPRVNFPQRTRTPLQPSAGAKRRMPSPPPQASASSESSDGFPPEPPMAAVANGKRQRVVEEEPGANGGESSNRVQGLRELAQAIRRLGEVYERVESAKRDQELRMERERLDAARQLEDQRVQFFLKMQMELSKANGAAPSAAPMAVATSADGNGTRRAAMANDVATSSNHRVRYRIKGSRHRHAPRQPHYQNNSAAAAPASGNGSDSDKEDEEDVEDEEE, encoded by the coding sequence ATGGACGACGACGCcgcggcctcggcctcggcctcggcctcgccCTCCCCGTCGCGCTCCCTCTCCCCGCTCCCGGTCGCCGATCCTGTTACCGTCGCCGCCGCTCCACCCGGCCACGTCGCCGTCGCCATACCCCTCCGCAAGCCCTCGCcctccagcggcggcggcggcggtggccgggaGGATGCGTGGAGCGACGGCGCCACCTCCGCGCTGATCGACGCCTGGGGGGAGCGCTTCGTGGCCCTCGGCCGCGGCAGCCTCCGCCACCCGCAGTGGCAAGAGGTCGCCGAGGTCGTCTCCTCCCGCGACGGCTACTCCAAGGTGCCCAAATCCGACGTCCAGTGCAAGAACCGCATCGACACCCTCAAGAAGAAGTACAAGATCGAGAAGGCCAGGCACGACACCTCGTGGCCCTTCTTCTACCGCCTCGACGACCTCCTCGGCCCCGTCCACAAGCCCGGGGCGCCCAATTCttcctctgctgctgctgctgctgctgcggcggcggcggccgcccggAGTGCCGCGCCTATGATGCCGCCGCGCGTCAACTTCCCGCAGCGGACCCGCACGCCCCTCCAGCCCTCGGCGGGGGCCAAGCGGAGGATGCCGTCGCCACCGCCCCAGGCGTCGGCGTCATCCGAGTCGTCCGACGGTTTCCCGCCGGAGCCACcgatggcggcggtggcaaACGGAAAGAGGCAGCGCGTCGTCGAAGAGGAGCCCGGGGCGAACGGCGGCGAGAGCAGCAACCGCGTGCAGGGGCTGCGCGAGCTGGCTCAGGCGATCCGGCGACTAGGCGAGGTGTATGAGCGCGTCGAGAGCGCTAAGAGGGACCAGGAGCTCCGGATGGAGAGGGAGCGCCTTGACGCTGCACGCCAGCTCGAGGACCAGCGGGTGCAGTTCTTCCTCAAGATGCAGATGGAACTCTCAAAGGCCAACGGTGCCGCTCCCTCGGCTGCACCCATGGCCGTTGCCACCTCAGCTGACGGCAATGGCACTAGGAGAGCAGCCATGGCCAACGATGTCGCGACCAGCAGCAATCACCGCGTCCGGTACCGCATCAAGGGCAGCAGGCACCGCCACGCCCCGCGGCAGCCACATTACCAGAACAACTCTGCTGCGGCCGCCCCTGCCTCCGGGAACGGCAGCGACTCGGACAAGGAAGACGAGGAGGAtgtggaggatgaagaggaatAG